From the genome of Pukyongia salina, one region includes:
- a CDS encoding ComEC/Rec2 family competence protein, with protein sequence MHFINFPIVRFSFFLILGITTARFIQSQFWFYFLPAALLVLIVVWRIARRQLFQKVYFGIAAYLCFFGLGLANYQLRLPRFQKDHFRHFISEEKSALLEVEVKEILKPSTFSEKYIAKVVSNGQRSLVGNILLYVRKDDTLQLFSVGDRLWVDGQASAVPPPLNPYQFNYAKFLEIQDVYHQMRPDPNFIQRVATDRFSIKRYSSKIRDHLIHKLDVPGFGEEEQSIIQALILGERNNIQPELYQSYAAAGAIHILAVSGLHVGIIYFLLLYVLKPLRWLSHGKQMQLVILVLFLWSYALLTGLSPSVTRAVTMFSFFALAQLLNRPTNSINTLFLSLFFLLIWNPKWIFHVGFQLSYAAVFFILWLQPLLYNLYSPRFYPDRLIWGIFTVSIAAQLGVAPLSIYYFNQFPGLFLLSNLVILPFLSVVVCFGILIIILLSLEILPEWMAGLYNNLIQLLNQFVNWIASQESFLITDIHFPFIMLVGVYVLIIGILQCSKPFNFRRVKVALICILFFQVLLFLNSLETTRSQLTIFHKTGHSLIGIRQGKELKLLKADTSSRHGSSFPIQAYRIGMDCKVYSEEKIPDIISYADKIMLIVDSSSVYPFTRKVDIVLLRGNPRIHLERIIDSLQPSLLVADGSNYKTNVNRWRETCKKRKLTFHFTGERGAFILE encoded by the coding sequence ATGCATTTTATAAATTTTCCCATCGTTCGGTTTTCGTTCTTCCTTATCTTGGGGATTACGACAGCACGTTTTATTCAATCACAATTTTGGTTCTATTTCCTGCCGGCAGCTTTATTGGTACTTATCGTTGTGTGGAGGATCGCACGAAGGCAATTGTTTCAGAAAGTTTACTTCGGAATTGCGGCCTACCTCTGCTTTTTCGGATTGGGATTGGCGAACTATCAGCTTAGACTCCCGCGTTTCCAAAAAGATCATTTCAGACATTTTATTTCCGAAGAAAAATCTGCACTACTCGAAGTAGAGGTAAAGGAGATCTTAAAACCTAGTACATTTTCAGAAAAATATATAGCAAAAGTAGTCTCCAACGGCCAACGATCCCTGGTAGGCAATATTCTTCTCTATGTACGGAAGGATGATACCCTTCAATTATTTTCGGTTGGGGATCGACTCTGGGTTGATGGACAAGCCTCGGCTGTGCCACCTCCTTTAAACCCCTACCAGTTCAATTACGCTAAGTTTCTCGAAATTCAGGATGTATACCACCAAATGCGACCCGATCCGAACTTCATTCAAAGAGTGGCTACCGATCGGTTTTCCATTAAGCGATATAGTTCTAAAATTAGAGATCATCTTATCCATAAGTTGGATGTTCCAGGCTTTGGTGAGGAAGAACAGAGTATCATCCAGGCCCTGATCCTAGGCGAGCGCAATAATATACAGCCCGAGCTGTACCAGTCTTACGCAGCTGCAGGGGCCATTCATATCCTGGCAGTTTCGGGTCTTCATGTTGGCATCATTTATTTTTTACTGCTGTATGTTCTTAAACCTTTACGATGGTTATCCCATGGAAAGCAGATGCAATTAGTGATCTTGGTACTATTTCTATGGAGTTATGCTTTACTTACCGGATTATCTCCTTCTGTGACCCGTGCGGTAACCATGTTCTCATTTTTCGCACTGGCACAATTGCTAAATCGGCCCACCAATTCGATCAACACTCTGTTCCTTTCACTTTTCTTCTTATTGATCTGGAATCCCAAATGGATATTCCACGTAGGATTTCAGTTGAGTTATGCAGCTGTATTCTTTATTTTATGGCTTCAACCGCTACTCTATAACCTGTACTCCCCACGATTTTATCCGGACAGGTTGATCTGGGGAATATTCACTGTCAGCATCGCTGCCCAGCTGGGGGTGGCTCCTTTGAGCATCTATTATTTTAATCAGTTTCCCGGCCTGTTCCTGCTTTCCAACCTGGTTATTCTTCCTTTTCTAAGTGTGGTGGTTTGCTTCGGAATATTAATTATCATCCTGTTAAGCCTGGAAATACTGCCAGAATGGATGGCTGGATTGTACAATAACCTTATCCAATTACTGAATCAATTTGTGAACTGGATCGCTTCACAGGAGTCATTTTTAATTACAGATATTCACTTTCCGTTTATAATGTTAGTGGGGGTATATGTACTTATCATTGGGATTCTTCAGTGTAGCAAGCCATTCAATTTTAGAAGAGTAAAAGTGGCTTTGATTTGTATATTATTTTTTCAGGTTCTTTTATTTCTGAATTCGCTGGAGACAACCAGATCTCAATTAACCATTTTTCATAAAACCGGGCATAGCCTCATCGGGATAAGGCAGGGAAAAGAACTGAAACTTTTGAAAGCGGATACCTCATCGCGACATGGAAGTTCCTTTCCTATTCAGGCATACCGAATTGGGATGGATTGCAAGGTCTATTCCGAAGAAAAAATACCCGATATAATTTCCTATGCAGATAAAATAATGCTTATTGTAGATAGCAGCTCGGTGTATCCCTTTACTCGAAAAGTTGATATTGTATTACTAAGGGGAAATCCGAGGATTCATCTTGAGCGGATCATCGATAGCCTGCAGCCTTCTCTGCTGGTTGCAGACGGATCAAATTATAAGACGAATGTAAACAGATGGCGGGAAACCTGTAAAAAAAGAAAGCTCACCTTTCACTTTACCGGCGAACGGGGAGCTTTCATCCTGGAGTAG
- a CDS encoding C40 family peptidase, giving the protein MKRVLLLCLLAAALASCGASRQPTDTVVIGETTHPISNKKVNKIVNHAKGFVGTRYKFGGTTRKGMDCSGLVYVSFKQENIALPRISREMAKKGMRINLNQVEEGDLVFFRTNKNRKVINHVGLVVESKRGSVKFIHSTTSRGVIISSLDEGYWNEAFVEVRRVI; this is encoded by the coding sequence ATGAAAAGAGTTCTACTACTCTGTCTGCTAGCGGCAGCCCTGGCATCCTGTGGTGCTTCACGACAACCAACCGATACCGTTGTTATAGGCGAAACCACACACCCTATTTCTAATAAGAAAGTAAATAAGATCGTTAATCATGCGAAAGGCTTCGTGGGTACCCGATATAAGTTTGGAGGTACAACACGAAAGGGAATGGATTGCTCCGGGCTGGTTTATGTTTCCTTCAAACAGGAAAACATAGCCTTACCTCGAATTTCCCGTGAAATGGCAAAAAAGGGAATGCGTATCAATTTAAATCAGGTGGAAGAAGGCGACCTGGTTTTCTTTAGAACCAATAAGAACCGTAAGGTAATTAATCATGTAGGTCTCGTGGTAGAATCGAAGCGAGGAAGCGTAAAATTTATTCATTCTACCACCTCGAGAGGTGTTATTATTTCTTCCCTGGACGAAGGTTATTGGAACGAGGCATTTGTAGAAGTGCGGCGGGTGATTTAA
- the lpxB gene encoding lipid-A-disaccharide synthase, translating into MKYYIIAGEASGDLHGANLIKAIRSRDESAQFRVWGGDLMEEAGATLVKHYRDLAFMGFVEVLFNLRTIFRNIAFCKKDIESYKPDALILIDYPGFNLRIAKWAKHRKIAVHYYISPQIWAWKEGRIKQIKRDVDQMYVILPFEKDFYQKKHGMPVHFVGHPLIDAIYKRHQVDPGEFREEYGLDDRPIIALLPGSRKQEIAKMLRVMLSVTSNFKDYQFVIAGAPSVEGSFYEQFIDNDQVHLLLNKTYDLLSISYAALVTSGTATLETALFKVPQVVCYKGSWISYQIARRVIKLKYISLVNLILDKPVVKELIQGEFISEYLNDELNIILDPYKRATLFLDYYDLEKELGGRGASDKTAQLIVSSLEKAG; encoded by the coding sequence ATGAAGTATTACATCATAGCCGGAGAAGCATCGGGAGACCTGCACGGGGCAAACCTGATCAAGGCCATTCGTTCACGAGACGAAAGCGCCCAATTCCGCGTGTGGGGTGGTGATCTAATGGAGGAAGCTGGAGCTACCCTGGTAAAGCATTACCGGGACCTGGCTTTTATGGGTTTTGTGGAAGTACTTTTTAATCTTCGAACCATTTTTCGGAATATCGCTTTTTGCAAGAAGGATATTGAAAGCTATAAACCGGACGCTCTTATCTTAATTGATTATCCCGGCTTTAATCTTCGTATCGCCAAATGGGCTAAACATAGAAAAATTGCAGTACACTACTACATATCTCCACAGATCTGGGCCTGGAAAGAAGGCAGGATCAAACAAATAAAACGCGATGTGGACCAAATGTATGTGATCCTCCCTTTCGAAAAGGACTTCTACCAGAAGAAACACGGGATGCCGGTACATTTTGTGGGGCATCCGCTTATCGATGCAATTTACAAGCGTCACCAGGTTGATCCGGGCGAATTCAGGGAAGAATACGGACTTGACGACAGACCCATCATCGCTTTGCTACCGGGAAGCAGAAAGCAGGAAATTGCCAAGATGCTACGAGTAATGCTTTCTGTTACCTCAAATTTTAAGGACTATCAATTTGTTATCGCCGGAGCGCCCAGTGTGGAAGGCAGTTTTTATGAGCAATTTATAGATAACGATCAGGTTCACCTTCTGTTGAATAAAACCTACGATCTGTTAAGTATTTCCTATGCTGCCCTGGTTACTTCAGGAACTGCTACCCTGGAAACTGCCTTGTTCAAAGTACCACAGGTGGTATGTTATAAAGGTAGCTGGATCTCCTACCAGATCGCAAGGCGAGTGATTAAATTAAAATATATTTCGTTGGTAAACCTCATCCTGGACAAACCTGTTGTAAAGGAACTGATCCAGGGAGAGTTTATTTCAGAATACCTAAATGACGAGCTCAACATCATTCTCGACCCCTATAAACGCGCTACCCTGTTCCTGGATTACTACGATCTTGAAAAAGAATTAGGCGGTCGGGGAGCCAGTGATAAAACGGCCCAATTGATCGTATCGTCCCTGGAAAAGGCCGGATAA
- the surE gene encoding 5'/3'-nucleotidase SurE: protein MKDKRPLILVTNDDGITAPGIRTLIDVMNTLGDVCVVAPDSPQSGMGHAITVNDTLFVDKVVVDKDAPQVEYSCSGTPADCVKLAVNEILKRKPDLCVSGINHGSNSSINVIYSGTMSAAVEAGTQGIPSIGFSLLDYSLEANFDPVRKYVKQIAMQALENGTPEGVVLNVNFPKLPENELKGIKVCRQANAHWVENFDKRVNPLGRDYYWLTGEFVNEDQGEDTDEWALDNGYVSVVPVQFDLTAHHAIKDINSWDLK from the coding sequence ATGAAGGATAAAAGGCCCCTTATTTTAGTGACTAATGACGATGGGATAACCGCACCCGGGATAAGAACCCTTATCGATGTTATGAATACCCTGGGGGATGTTTGTGTTGTTGCCCCGGACTCACCACAGAGTGGGATGGGACACGCCATTACTGTAAACGATACCTTGTTTGTAGATAAGGTGGTGGTAGACAAAGATGCCCCACAAGTTGAATATAGCTGCAGCGGTACCCCGGCAGATTGTGTAAAGCTCGCGGTGAACGAGATACTAAAACGCAAACCCGACCTTTGTGTAAGTGGTATCAATCACGGGAGTAATTCTTCCATAAATGTAATTTACAGCGGGACCATGAGTGCGGCCGTCGAGGCAGGAACTCAAGGGATCCCCTCCATAGGATTTTCGTTATTAGATTATTCACTGGAAGCTAATTTCGATCCGGTTCGAAAATACGTGAAGCAAATCGCCATGCAGGCACTAGAAAATGGAACCCCTGAAGGTGTAGTTCTTAACGTGAATTTTCCAAAACTACCCGAGAATGAATTAAAGGGCATTAAAGTTTGCCGGCAGGCAAACGCACATTGGGTAGAGAATTTCGATAAGCGAGTGAATCCGTTGGGAAGGGACTATTACTGGCTTACAGGGGAATTTGTGAACGAGGACCAGGGAGAAGACACAGACGAATGGGCACTTGATAATGGTTATGTATCTGTTGTGCCGGTACAGTTCGATCTAACCGCTCACCATGCTATTAAAGATATTAATTCCTGGGATCTGAAATGA
- a CDS encoding carboxy terminal-processing peptidase — protein sequence MKKNFKVLFLAVFVAAASCSFTTKEFNDPDKDKLLIDLITYVLQKGHYDPAEMDDTFSEAVYVDFIDAMDPLKRYFLASDIEEFSVYRTQIDDQIKEKDLTFFNLVYTRYNERLEEARKLYEDVLSHPFDYSQDEIINVDYDNLEYAKSKKELKERWRQQLKFTSLSSYYDVVEDDKSKVENEEGYTAMTATELEEKARDLTRTSLKEYFEFTDDLQRKDYFAVFLTTVVEEFDPHTNYFAPPDRDRFDLRMSGKLEGIGARLQKKNDYINVVEIISGGPAWRGEHIEVGDIIMKVKQADEEEAVSVVGMRIDDAVKLIKGPKGTKVTLTIKRVDGTIEEETITRDVVELEETYAKSTVIEKEDKKFGLINLPQFYFDMTDYKKRNAASDVKDEILRLKEEGMEGLVLDLRDNGGGSLRTAVDIAGLFIKEGPVVQVASTGQKKEVLKDKDDEVVWDGPLVILVNELSASASEILAAAMQDYKRAIIIGSKQTYGKGTVQNLIDLNQWLRKNDLGDMGALKLTTQKFYRVNGGSTQLEGVKSDVVMPDRYSYIEVGERDYDNPLPYDKIEPADYEVWNGYIDFEETIKKSKERMAKSEQLALIEENAQWIKKRRDELEVDLNYERYAAEIERRKEETKKFDAIGEYDNKLSYRSLPSEIEMMKQDTTLREKRKRWHKSLSKDIYVEEAVNVLEDLKLNNIKAGKLAKIKN from the coding sequence ATGAAAAAGAATTTTAAAGTATTATTCCTTGCAGTATTTGTAGCCGCCGCTTCCTGCAGTTTTACAACCAAAGAATTTAACGATCCGGATAAAGATAAACTCCTTATAGATCTAATTACCTATGTCCTTCAGAAAGGACATTACGACCCCGCCGAAATGGACGATACCTTCTCTGAGGCGGTGTATGTTGATTTTATTGACGCCATGGATCCACTTAAACGTTATTTTCTTGCTTCAGATATCGAGGAATTTAGTGTTTACCGAACCCAGATTGACGATCAGATAAAAGAAAAGGATTTAACCTTTTTTAATTTGGTCTATACCCGCTACAACGAGCGATTGGAAGAAGCCAGAAAACTTTATGAAGATGTGCTTAGTCATCCGTTCGATTATTCCCAGGACGAGATCATTAACGTAGACTATGATAATCTGGAGTATGCTAAATCGAAAAAGGAGCTGAAAGAACGCTGGAGACAACAATTGAAGTTCACAAGTTTATCCTCGTATTACGACGTGGTGGAGGATGACAAGTCGAAGGTTGAAAATGAAGAAGGTTATACCGCCATGACCGCTACAGAACTGGAAGAAAAGGCCAGAGATCTTACGCGCACTTCCCTAAAAGAATATTTCGAGTTTACAGATGATCTTCAGAGGAAGGATTACTTCGCTGTATTCCTTACTACTGTGGTAGAAGAATTCGATCCGCACACAAATTATTTTGCTCCTCCGGACAGAGATCGGTTCGATCTCCGAATGAGCGGGAAGCTTGAAGGAATTGGTGCTCGACTTCAGAAAAAAAATGACTATATCAATGTTGTAGAGATCATTAGTGGTGGTCCGGCCTGGCGTGGTGAACACATCGAGGTTGGTGATATCATCATGAAGGTTAAACAGGCCGATGAAGAAGAAGCAGTAAGTGTGGTTGGTATGCGTATAGACGATGCCGTTAAGCTTATTAAAGGTCCGAAAGGAACCAAAGTTACCCTTACAATAAAACGTGTGGACGGAACCATTGAGGAAGAAACCATTACCCGTGATGTGGTAGAACTGGAAGAAACCTATGCCAAGTCGACCGTGATCGAGAAAGAAGACAAGAAATTCGGGCTAATCAACCTGCCGCAGTTCTATTTTGATATGACCGATTATAAAAAACGAAATGCAGCCAGTGATGTAAAGGATGAGATCCTTAGGTTGAAGGAAGAAGGTATGGAAGGGCTGGTACTCGACCTACGTGATAATGGAGGTGGTTCGTTGCGTACGGCTGTAGACATTGCCGGTCTCTTTATTAAAGAAGGCCCTGTAGTGCAGGTGGCATCTACCGGACAGAAAAAAGAAGTATTAAAAGATAAAGATGACGAAGTTGTTTGGGATGGCCCTCTTGTGATCCTGGTAAACGAATTGTCTGCTTCTGCTTCCGAAATTCTGGCGGCAGCCATGCAGGATTATAAACGTGCTATCATTATTGGTAGCAAACAAACCTACGGGAAGGGTACCGTTCAAAATTTGATAGATCTTAACCAGTGGCTGCGTAAAAATGACCTTGGTGATATGGGTGCGCTAAAATTAACCACTCAGAAATTCTATCGCGTAAACGGGGGGTCTACCCAGCTCGAAGGAGTGAAAAGCGATGTAGTAATGCCCGATCGATATAGTTACATCGAAGTAGGGGAGCGGGACTATGATAACCCACTGCCATATGACAAGATTGAGCCGGCAGATTACGAGGTGTGGAATGGTTATATTGATTTCGAGGAGACCATCAAGAAAAGCAAAGAGCGCATGGCTAAAAGTGAGCAGCTTGCACTAATCGAAGAAAATGCACAATGGATAAAGAAGAGAAGGGATGAACTGGAAGTAGACCTTAATTACGAAAGATATGCCGCCGAAATTGAAAGGAGAAAAGAGGAGACCAAGAAGTTTGATGCCATTGGCGAATACGACAATAAATTGAGCTATCGATCCCTACCTTCGGAAATTGAGATGATGAAACAGGACACCACCTTGAGAGAGAAGCGTAAGCGTTGGCATAAGAGTCTGAGTAAGGATATTTATGTTGAAGAAGCCGTGAATGTTCTTGAAGATCTGAAATTGAACAATATAAAAGCAGGAAAATTAGCTAAAATTAAAAACTAG
- a CDS encoding ABC transporter permease, translating to MNTSTSLTKIALRKFRKNFWGVFSLSFLGLCVLVAVFAYALAPDDSKNANQMHLSIHSKNPGFKVSMITIPGNTEQESSLSTFFFGKKNVATEIPINSYEITGEGIAITEYTSDGTAGLRKDYPLRLFPKANSAEEIPGKYISEEKFLLGTDKYGRDLLSRMLIGIRISLAIGFVAVFISLIIGITLGAIAGYFGGKVDAAIMWLINVTWSIPTLLLVIAITLALGKGFWQVFIAVGLTMWVEVARVVRGQVMSVKQMQYVTAARALGYTDFRIILKHILPNALAPVIIISAANFAGAILIESGLSFLGIGAQPPMPSWGGIIKDHYAYIILGKPYLAVIPGLAIMSLVTAFMLIGNALRDALDVKA from the coding sequence GTGAATACATCGACCTCATTAACGAAAATAGCGCTCCGAAAGTTCCGAAAGAACTTTTGGGGCGTTTTTAGTTTGAGTTTTCTGGGTCTATGTGTACTTGTGGCTGTCTTTGCCTATGCCCTGGCGCCGGACGACTCGAAGAATGCAAACCAGATGCATTTGTCCATCCATTCCAAGAACCCGGGATTTAAGGTTAGCATGATCACCATTCCGGGGAACACGGAACAAGAGAGTAGTCTGTCTACGTTTTTCTTCGGAAAGAAAAACGTGGCTACTGAGATCCCGATCAATAGCTACGAGATCACCGGAGAAGGGATCGCTATTACCGAATATACATCCGATGGAACTGCAGGACTTCGGAAAGATTACCCCCTGCGATTATTTCCGAAGGCAAATTCGGCAGAAGAAATTCCCGGAAAATACATTTCAGAAGAAAAATTTCTACTGGGAACCGATAAATACGGAAGAGACCTCTTAAGCAGAATGCTCATAGGGATACGCATTTCCCTGGCTATAGGTTTTGTTGCAGTATTTATATCCCTTATTATTGGGATCACCCTGGGAGCCATAGCAGGTTATTTTGGAGGTAAAGTGGATGCCGCGATAATGTGGCTTATCAACGTGACCTGGTCCATACCAACCTTATTACTGGTAATTGCCATCACATTAGCACTAGGGAAAGGATTCTGGCAGGTTTTTATCGCCGTGGGATTAACCATGTGGGTAGAGGTGGCCAGGGTGGTGCGAGGACAGGTAATGAGTGTGAAACAGATGCAATATGTTACCGCTGCAAGGGCATTGGGATATACCGATTTCAGGATCATCTTAAAACATATTCTCCCCAATGCTTTAGCCCCGGTGATCATTATTTCGGCAGCAAATTTCGCCGGTGCGATCCTCATAGAAAGTGGCCTGAGCTTTTTGGGGATTGGGGCACAGCCTCCTATGCCTAGTTGGGGAGGCATCATTAAGGATCACTACGCATACATCATTCTTGGGAAACCTTACCTGGCCGTGATCCCGGGACTGGCGATCATGAGTTTAGTGACCGCCTTTATGCTTATTGGGAATGCACTTAGGGATGCGCTGGATGTGAAGGCTTAA
- a CDS encoding DNA/RNA non-specific endonuclease has translation MNRKYLYPFLLILVVTVLFFAEKYIDRQNEAYPETNSLPQVENVFDDRFLPSSTTGVMVRHSYFSLSYSEKHEQAEWIAYELKKEHLAKAEFERPYFVQDRKIKTESAHWRNYKNSGYDRGHLCPAGDRRFNYNAYHETFLTSNISPQNHDFNAGIWNRLEQKVRYWAERKDELFIITGGVLKNGLETIGDEGVSVPEEFYKIVIDKDGGSLKAIAFLIPNEGTSDSFYNFTVSIDSIEKRTGLDFLRGLEDAVEDKLESKVDRSGW, from the coding sequence ATGAACCGAAAATACCTTTACCCATTTCTGCTTATACTGGTTGTAACTGTCTTGTTTTTCGCCGAAAAGTATATCGATCGGCAAAATGAAGCCTATCCCGAAACCAACTCTCTTCCACAAGTAGAGAATGTATTTGATGATCGCTTTCTCCCCAGTTCCACCACAGGGGTAATGGTGCGGCATTCGTATTTCAGCCTGTCTTATTCCGAAAAACACGAACAGGCAGAGTGGATCGCCTACGAACTTAAAAAGGAACATCTTGCCAAGGCCGAATTCGAGCGGCCCTATTTCGTGCAGGACAGAAAGATAAAGACCGAATCTGCTCACTGGCGCAACTATAAGAATTCCGGCTATGATCGCGGGCATTTATGTCCGGCAGGAGACCGTCGCTTTAATTACAATGCATACCACGAAACATTCTTAACCAGTAATATCAGTCCGCAGAATCATGATTTCAACGCGGGGATCTGGAACCGTCTCGAACAAAAAGTTCGTTACTGGGCCGAGAGAAAGGACGAACTTTTTATCATTACGGGTGGGGTGCTAAAAAACGGACTCGAAACCATTGGCGACGAAGGGGTGTCGGTACCGGAAGAATTTTACAAGATCGTGATAGATAAAGATGGTGGTTCTTTGAAGGCTATTGCCTTTCTGATCCCAAACGAAGGCACCTCAGATTCCTTTTACAACTTTACCGTGAGTATCGATTCTATAGAGAAAAGAACAGGCTTAGACTTCCTTCGGGGATTGGAGGACGCGGTGGAAGACAAACTGGAAAGCAAAGTAGACAGAAGTGGATGGTGA
- the rodA gene encoding rod shape-determining protein RodA, with product MAAGRGFVRFDWVTIILYFALVGIGWINIYSASLDNTAIGFFDLNQVYFKQLVWICLSIVLIIFILAIEAKFYERFSSIIYIISLASLLGLFIFGKNINGATSWYALGSFSIQPSEFAKAATALALGKYIGDMQTNIKEFKHQLRAFIIIALPALFIIPQPDPGSALVYVAFIFPMYREGLHFVYLLLGFFLGALFISTLAFGVVWVSVGILVITALIYFRNRKKRKTKAFQYIFVAALCMGFVFSVNYIFNNVFEQRHRDRFNIVLGKESDSKGIGYNTNQSEIAIGSGGWTGKGWTQGTQTKGNFVPEQQTDYIFSTVGEEWGFLGSMVVVILFVALIIRVLYLAERQKSQFSRVYGYSVGAILFLHFFVNIGMVTGLLPTVGIPLPFFSYGGSGLWGFTILLFILIRLDASNSHYA from the coding sequence ATGGCAGCTGGCAGAGGATTTGTGAGATTCGATTGGGTGACGATCATATTGTATTTTGCCCTGGTTGGAATTGGATGGATCAATATTTATTCGGCCTCTCTGGACAATACTGCAATAGGATTCTTCGATTTAAATCAGGTTTATTTTAAACAATTGGTATGGATCTGCCTCAGTATTGTACTCATCATTTTCATACTTGCCATCGAAGCCAAATTCTACGAACGATTCTCCAGTATCATCTACATAATTTCACTGGCCTCATTACTTGGCTTATTTATCTTCGGAAAAAACATTAACGGAGCGACTTCGTGGTATGCCTTAGGGAGTTTTAGCATTCAGCCCAGTGAATTTGCAAAAGCTGCGACTGCCCTGGCTTTAGGCAAGTATATTGGGGATATGCAAACCAATATCAAAGAATTTAAGCATCAATTACGGGCCTTTATCATCATCGCTCTTCCGGCTTTATTTATCATCCCCCAACCCGATCCTGGTAGTGCGCTGGTTTATGTGGCTTTCATCTTCCCAATGTATCGAGAAGGCCTGCATTTCGTCTACCTGCTACTTGGCTTCTTCCTGGGGGCTTTGTTCATCTCAACCCTGGCATTTGGTGTAGTATGGGTAAGTGTGGGTATACTGGTTATCACCGCTTTGATCTATTTCAGAAACAGAAAAAAAAGAAAGACGAAAGCATTCCAGTATATTTTCGTTGCGGCGTTGTGTATGGGTTTTGTGTTCTCGGTGAATTATATATTCAATAACGTTTTTGAACAACGACACAGGGACCGCTTTAATATCGTCCTGGGAAAAGAAAGCGATTCTAAGGGAATAGGATATAATACCAACCAAAGTGAAATTGCCATTGGAAGCGGCGGATGGACCGGCAAAGGCTGGACCCAGGGAACTCAAACTAAGGGAAACTTTGTCCCAGAACAGCAAACCGATTATATATTTAGTACTGTGGGAGAGGAATGGGGGTTTTTAGGTAGTATGGTGGTGGTGATCTTATTTGTTGCCCTTATCATTCGGGTGCTTTACCTGGCCGAAAGACAAAAGAGTCAGTTTAGCCGGGTTTACGGCTATAGTGTAGGGGCAATATTATTTCTGCATTTCTTTGTCAATATAGGCATGGTAACCGGATTACTTCCTACGGTTGGTATACCGCTACCCTTCTTTAGTTACGGAGGTTCCGGACTTTGGGGTTTTACGATACTGTTATTTATTCTAATCCGGCTGGATGCTTCAAATTCGCACTATGCGTAG